The Ignavibacteriales bacterium sequence AAGCATCATTCGTTCCAAGGCAATTACTATCTCGACGCGGACCTTGCAAGCAGATGGGAAGCAAAATTAATTGGTAACGGTTTTCTTGGAAAATTTTTCTGGGAGCTCTTATTCCCTGTGTTTCAAGCGTTGAGACCTCCGCGTTTAAAAGCAATTGAATTCATGAATAAATGGACAATTCTCAATTGGGTTGTTGTATTTGGATTTGACATCATACTAGTTTATTTCTTTGGCTGGACTCCCATATTTTATTTTTTTGCCTCTCTCTTCTTTTCTGTAGGACTTCACCCCTTGGGCGCCCGTTGGATTCAAGAACACTTTTTAACTCATCCTCCACAGGAGACATACAGCTATTACGGACCATTAAATTTTTTCGCTTTGAATGTCGGATTTCACAATGAACATCACGACTTTCCTTCCATTCCGTGGAATAATCTACCGAAATTAAAAGAAGCTGCGCCTGAGTTTTATAATAATCTTTATTTTCATAAATCATGGACTAAATTATGGCTCCGCTTTTTGTTCGATCCAAGTTTATCATTATACTCGCGTTTAGTAAGATCTGATAAGAGCAATATTCCAGCATAATCCTAATAATTAATTCCGTTCATAATTAACTCAAATCGAAAGGAAATTCTTTGGAAAAACCACTGATAGAGAAACTCAGCCTTTTTAATAATTTAAATTCAGACACGAAACAACTCTGGGGTAAAATGTCTGCCCAACATATGGTTGAGCATCTAATATTGGCAGTAAGAACAAGCAACGGAAAGCTGAATGTTGGTTGTTTTATTCCGCCCGAAAAATGGCCGGTCCTAAAAAAAATATTGATTAGCAGCCGGCCATTACCAAGAGATTTTATAAATCCGATTATAGGAGAGAACTTACTTCCTCTCGAATACGAAACACTTGCAGAAGCAAAAAATGTATTGGCTCTGGAAACTGAAGCATACTACATTTATTTTGAGAATAATCAGGAAGCAACTTTACTTAATCCCACATTTGGCGAGTTGAATAAGACTGAATGGGATATATTTCATAGAAAACATTTTACTCATCATCTGGCACAGTTTGGAATAATATTCTAATCTTTTTCCTTTGATGTAAAATATGCTACTAGTGTATATACTAGACCAATTAGGAGACAATTAAAAACCCAATTCATTAATGTGTCGCTTACTGAGTGCGAGCGATTATCTATTTCGATAAAAAGATATATCGCATAAACTAGTGCCAGCATAAAAATCAACCAGCCGATTAAACTCTTTGGCAGAAAAAAAATACCGTAACGATTGAACCATAACAATCTCATTTATGTCCTTTCATAAATTAAACTTTGGTAAACCAATACACTACAAATAAACCAAGAACTAATATGGCGAGAAGTAATATGAGGAAATTCAGTGGTTTATTTTTAAGTCTAATTCTTAATTCTCTTGTGCTTCGGTCATAATA is a genomic window containing:
- a CDS encoding fatty acid desaturase translates to MLKLENDFKYSELPEPHKERTREILKTHPEVRNFITRNQYSIFLILGVVAMQIAIAILLSGQPWWIVLITAWFVGAFANHALFVLIHECSHNLIFKSRPANMVSSIICDIPNAIPTAISFRSYHLKHHSFQGNYYLDADLASRWEAKLIGNGFLGKFFWELLFPVFQALRPPRLKAIEFMNKWTILNWVVVFGFDIILVYFFGWTPIFYFFASLFFSVGLHPLGARWIQEHFLTHPPQETYSYYGPLNFFALNVGFHNEHHDFPSIPWNNLPKLKEAAPEFYNNLYFHKSWTKLWLRFLFDPSLSLYSRLVRSDKSNIPA